The following proteins are co-located in the Streptomyces sp. DT2A-34 genome:
- a CDS encoding YciI family protein, producing the protein MAKYLLLKHYRGAPAAVNDVPMDQWTPQEISAHVQYMNDFAARLEKTGEFVDGQALAPEGAWVRYDGEGRPPVTDGPFAETKDLIAGWMVIDVDSYERAVELAGELSAAPGAGGKPIHEWLELRPFLTATPNITECH; encoded by the coding sequence ATGGCCAAGTACTTGCTGCTCAAGCACTACCGTGGCGCTCCGGCGGCGGTCAACGACGTGCCGATGGACCAGTGGACGCCGCAGGAGATCTCGGCGCACGTGCAGTACATGAACGACTTCGCGGCCCGGCTGGAGAAGACCGGCGAGTTCGTCGACGGTCAGGCGCTCGCCCCCGAGGGAGCGTGGGTCCGGTACGACGGTGAGGGGCGCCCGCCGGTCACCGACGGCCCGTTCGCCGAGACCAAGGACCTCATCGCCGGCTGGATGGTCATCGACGTCGACAGCTACGAGCGCGCCGTCGAGCTGGCCGGGGAGCTGTCGGCGGCCCCAGGAGCGGGCGGGAAGCCGATCCACGAGTGGCTGGAGCTGCGCCCGTTCCTGACCGCGACGCCCAACATCACCGAGTGCCATTGA
- a CDS encoding recombinase family protein, with amino-acid sequence MARMYPRLQTGMRVLKARRISRDTETSSALDRQGTEIDEALAGTGTVTVADVVDTTVSGAVNLDARPKLGQWMREPLWHEWDAIVVTALDRITREQWHWEQFAEKCHQGGKEIICLDDPALDIHTTTGRLIAYVKASQAAEYRQAVSRKRKGQAESFRQAELWGGGIWPFGYRPFPVPMEDGKIRYKLFLDPVTSKLVREAYDRIVVQGDSMGKICRDWNDRGVLTSKDYQRSVNATEQKAGAQTKLKGSVWASSALGAILRKPALKGLAMHKGEPLLKKGRPVQWAEPILTDEEYASLQKILDEYKEAKNGTRRNSDPTSGLFLCPCGIKLYPDKRVNKQTRKGVAVGTRISHYYRCGSRILNGKACEYRASWPRELLLSELESGFLHRIGDKEVTTRAWIPGIDHRKQIEELKAANHNLLTAIKAAKNPIVVTSLVESQEENASLLTKLEAEPYKPGHWEYHGTGTTYRQKWQAMETWEERGPFLHRSGFRMIPMDGGGHEPIFMLMAPEDAGDEKAEYTSKEYNQSIHQHAIKTIVHLGKLVATDKE; translated from the coding sequence ATGGCAAGGATGTACCCGCGTCTACAGACTGGCATGAGGGTTCTCAAGGCTCGACGGATCAGCCGCGACACAGAGACAAGCTCGGCCCTCGATAGACAGGGAACCGAGATAGACGAAGCACTCGCCGGGACTGGGACCGTGACCGTGGCCGATGTGGTCGACACCACCGTCTCCGGGGCCGTGAACCTCGATGCACGGCCGAAGCTGGGTCAGTGGATGAGAGAACCCCTCTGGCATGAGTGGGACGCCATTGTCGTGACGGCACTGGACCGAATCACTCGGGAACAGTGGCACTGGGAACAGTTCGCGGAGAAGTGCCACCAGGGCGGCAAAGAGATCATCTGCCTTGATGACCCAGCCTTGGACATCCACACGACTACCGGACGCCTGATTGCCTACGTCAAGGCATCCCAGGCCGCCGAGTACAGGCAGGCAGTTTCCCGGAAACGAAAGGGACAGGCCGAGTCTTTCCGGCAGGCTGAACTCTGGGGCGGGGGAATTTGGCCCTTCGGGTACCGGCCATTCCCAGTGCCGATGGAAGACGGGAAGATCAGATACAAGCTCTTCCTTGACCCGGTTACTTCCAAGCTGGTTCGAGAGGCATACGACCGGATCGTCGTTCAAGGCGATTCTATGGGCAAGATCTGCCGCGACTGGAATGACCGGGGCGTACTCACCTCGAAGGACTATCAGCGGTCCGTAAACGCCACCGAGCAGAAGGCGGGCGCTCAAACCAAACTCAAGGGAAGTGTCTGGGCATCCTCGGCTCTGGGTGCCATCCTCCGAAAGCCGGCCCTCAAGGGACTCGCAATGCACAAAGGCGAGCCTCTGCTAAAGAAGGGGAGGCCCGTCCAGTGGGCTGAGCCGATTCTCACAGACGAGGAATACGCAAGCCTCCAAAAGATCCTGGACGAATATAAGGAAGCCAAGAATGGGACTAGGCGGAACTCCGATCCGACTTCCGGCCTGTTTCTCTGCCCCTGCGGAATCAAGCTGTACCCAGACAAGAGGGTAAACAAGCAGACCCGTAAGGGGGTTGCGGTCGGCACCCGGATAAGCCACTACTATCGGTGCGGCTCTCGAATCCTTAACGGCAAAGCTTGCGAATATCGGGCGTCATGGCCTCGGGAACTGCTCCTCTCAGAACTCGAATCAGGGTTCCTGCATCGGATCGGGGATAAGGAAGTAACAACTCGCGCATGGATTCCGGGCATTGATCACCGGAAGCAGATCGAAGAACTTAAGGCAGCCAATCACAATCTACTTACGGCCATCAAGGCGGCCAAGAATCCCATAGTCGTAACTTCCCTCGTTGAATCACAGGAAGAGAATGCATCGCTCCTGACGAAGCTGGAGGCCGAGCCATACAAGCCTGGCCACTGGGAATACCACGGCACCGGAACGACCTACCGACAGAAGTGGCAAGCTATGGAAACCTGGGAGGAACGCGGCCCGTTCTTGCACCGGTCCGGTTTCCGAATGATTCCCATGGATGGCGGTGGCCACGAACCGATCTTCATGCTGATGGCCCCCGAGGACGCCGGTGACGAGAAAGCCGAATACACCTCAAAGGAATACAACCAAAGCATTCACCAGCACGCGATCAAAACGATAGTGCACCTCGGCAAACTGGTAGCGACCGACAAGGAATAG
- a CDS encoding helix-turn-helix transcriptional regulator, whose translation MTFEPEELGQSRADLAETLKTLRKRAGITQTRLAQRCAMSQTKISNIEGAKLTPTLVDVELILRALDAPPDLVSRVAALARNANSEWQDAWSQRRTGLEKKQNELAGFEKSSTEFRYFLLSMITGLLATPEYVRASLAQIPGDHSKAIAKKLERQSVLYDTSKRFTFILTEQAVRWPFLPPAAMAMQIDRLISISLLPNIQLGVIPLDGHMATAPLNTFTIYDTRIATVETQTGVMVFRDHRDVSAYLNEFGTYEGYALFGEEGRERLSDWATRFRS comes from the coding sequence TTGACCTTTGAGCCGGAAGAGCTAGGCCAGTCGAGAGCGGACCTAGCTGAGACCCTGAAGACGCTCCGCAAGCGGGCCGGGATCACACAAACCCGGCTCGCTCAGCGGTGCGCCATGAGCCAAACAAAGATCAGCAACATTGAAGGGGCCAAGCTAACTCCGACCCTTGTTGACGTTGAGCTGATTCTCAGAGCATTGGATGCGCCCCCGGACCTCGTTTCCCGAGTGGCGGCCCTTGCGCGTAACGCTAACAGCGAGTGGCAAGACGCTTGGTCGCAACGCCGTACCGGGTTGGAGAAGAAACAGAATGAGCTAGCGGGGTTCGAGAAGTCATCCACAGAGTTCCGGTATTTCCTGTTGTCCATGATTACCGGGCTACTCGCGACGCCCGAATACGTGAGAGCGAGCCTTGCTCAAATTCCCGGCGACCACAGTAAGGCCATTGCGAAGAAGCTAGAACGACAGTCGGTCCTCTACGACACATCGAAACGCTTTACGTTCATCCTCACCGAGCAGGCCGTTCGATGGCCATTCTTGCCCCCGGCAGCCATGGCCATGCAGATCGACCGACTGATTTCGATTAGCCTGCTGCCGAATATCCAGCTCGGAGTCATCCCCTTGGATGGTCATATGGCGACCGCGCCCCTGAACACCTTCACCATCTATGACACGCGGATAGCCACAGTGGAGACACAGACGGGAGTAATGGTCTTCCGGGATCACCGGGACGTGTCGGCTTACCTCAATGAGTTCGGAACCTACGAAGGTTACGCCCTGTTCGGAGAAGAAGGCAGGGAACGTCTGTCCGATTGGGCCACCCGCTTCCGATCATGA
- a CDS encoding Yip1 family protein translates to MSQLGRKAGPEPQGPARDSPGPGTFEDVAGFRIGRGSRNDGTPQTRPQQPPYGQQAPQGPSYGYPPPPQQPYGGSGGGAGGWPQANGGGGHGGYGPGGHGGQGGQGGQGGQGGPDEPEYFGDGGYPHGPGGAPDPYAANNPGHTQAFSVGDDPYSQGETYQAGAAPAAPIGPRLHWKQLLRGIVLSPAQTFLQMRDYTMWGPALVVTFLYGLLAVFGFDGARNDAINATLSNAVPIVLTTAVAMVLSSFVLGVVTHTLARQLGGDGAWQPTVGLSMLVMSLTDAPRLVFAMFAGGDATFVQILGWVTWVAAGALLTVMVSKSHDLPWPKALGASAIQLVALLSIVKLGTF, encoded by the coding sequence ATGTCACAGCTCGGCCGCAAAGCCGGGCCCGAACCGCAGGGTCCGGCACGCGACTCTCCGGGACCAGGTACGTTCGAAGACGTGGCTGGATTCAGGATCGGACGGGGCAGCCGGAACGACGGCACCCCGCAAACGCGCCCCCAACAACCTCCGTACGGGCAGCAGGCGCCCCAGGGACCGTCGTACGGCTATCCCCCGCCGCCGCAGCAGCCGTACGGCGGCTCGGGCGGCGGCGCAGGCGGCTGGCCGCAGGCGAACGGCGGCGGAGGCCATGGCGGTTACGGCCCCGGTGGCCACGGCGGTCAGGGTGGTCAGGGTGGTCAGGGTGGTCAGGGAGGCCCCGACGAGCCGGAGTACTTCGGCGACGGCGGCTACCCGCACGGCCCGGGCGGCGCCCCGGACCCGTACGCGGCGAACAACCCGGGCCACACCCAGGCGTTCTCGGTCGGCGACGACCCCTACAGCCAGGGCGAGACCTACCAGGCGGGCGCGGCCCCGGCCGCCCCGATCGGCCCGCGCCTGCACTGGAAGCAGCTGCTGCGCGGGATCGTCCTGTCCCCCGCCCAGACGTTCCTCCAGATGCGGGACTACACGATGTGGGGCCCCGCCCTCGTCGTGACCTTCCTGTACGGCCTGCTGGCGGTCTTCGGCTTCGACGGCGCACGCAACGACGCGATCAACGCGACCCTGTCGAACGCGGTCCCGATCGTCCTGACGACGGCCGTGGCGATGGTCCTGTCGTCCTTCGTCCTGGGCGTGGTCACCCACACCCTGGCCCGCCAGCTGGGCGGCGACGGCGCCTGGCAGCCCACGGTCGGCCTCTCCATGCTGGTCATGTCCCTGACCGACGCGCCCCGCCTGGTCTTCGCGATGTTCGCCGGCGGCGACGCGACGTTCGTCCAGATCCTGGGCTGGGTGACCTGGGTGGCGGCGGGCGCGCTGCTGACCGTGATGGTCTCCAAGTCCCACGACCTGCCCTGGCCGAAGGCCCTGGGCGCGAGCGCGATCCAGCTGGTCGCGCTGCTGTCGATCGTGAAGCTGGGCACGTTCTAG
- a CDS encoding phage major capsid protein — MTDCVDIFKRQAMSALEDRKKLVTELRSVEGDSSLSDAAKRTRVERLDRDIMRLEAEARDAVERGEREAEVRSLAGGLGVLTPAAPPASDEGSWRALMPSLSEYRALVAEGVPGDGGYTVSQQTATKYIDALKAKSTFLRGLPAESIVPFTSATFSVPQLVSSDGMDYVEEGQSLPEGDMVWGEVKFEPKKIGRIQWASTEILEDSAIDLRNSIANNLLRDASLKFDADAFVGSGANPIKGIVSQGVSTTLGTGKVTVTYDDLADAVARIEAMNGTPSVVWASVDMAAALRKEKAAGSGTYQAGSPTDSPASTAWELPILASAFLPSKTIVVADASRIVVGVRRNATVRVSEDARFDKDQVGFKLTMRLAGVSLAEASSAQIVKAAAS; from the coding sequence ATGACTGACTGCGTCGACATATTCAAGCGCCAGGCAATGAGCGCCCTTGAAGATCGGAAGAAGCTGGTAACCGAGCTTCGCTCCGTCGAGGGTGACTCGTCCCTGAGTGACGCTGCGAAGCGAACGCGCGTCGAGCGGCTCGACCGGGACATCATGCGTCTGGAGGCCGAGGCCCGAGACGCTGTCGAGCGCGGTGAGCGGGAAGCCGAGGTTCGCTCTCTGGCGGGCGGGCTGGGCGTGCTCACGCCTGCGGCTCCCCCGGCCAGTGACGAGGGCTCCTGGCGGGCTCTGATGCCGTCGCTCAGCGAGTACCGCGCCCTGGTGGCCGAGGGCGTTCCGGGCGACGGCGGTTACACCGTCTCCCAGCAGACGGCTACGAAGTACATCGACGCTCTCAAGGCCAAGTCGACGTTCCTGCGCGGCCTTCCGGCCGAGAGCATCGTTCCCTTCACCTCGGCGACTTTCTCTGTCCCGCAGCTTGTGTCCTCGGACGGCATGGATTACGTCGAGGAAGGCCAGTCTCTCCCCGAGGGAGACATGGTCTGGGGTGAGGTCAAGTTCGAGCCGAAGAAGATCGGCCGGATTCAGTGGGCAAGCACTGAGATTTTGGAAGACTCCGCTATCGATCTGCGTAACTCGATTGCGAATAACCTTCTGCGTGACGCTTCCCTGAAGTTCGATGCCGACGCCTTTGTCGGCTCCGGTGCCAACCCGATCAAGGGTATTGTCTCCCAGGGTGTCTCTACGACTCTCGGCACTGGAAAGGTCACCGTCACCTATGACGACCTGGCCGACGCTGTAGCCCGCATTGAGGCCATGAACGGCACTCCGTCGGTCGTGTGGGCTTCCGTCGATATGGCTGCGGCTCTCCGTAAGGAGAAGGCCGCCGGGTCGGGCACCTATCAGGCTGGCTCCCCCACGGATTCCCCGGCTTCTACGGCCTGGGAACTTCCGATTCTCGCTAGCGCGTTCCTGCCCAGCAAGACGATTGTGGTCGCCGACGCTTCACGGATCGTTGTTGGCGTTCGTCGAAACGCCACGGTGCGCGTGAGCGAAGATGCCCGCTTCGACAAGGATCAGGTGGGCTTCAAGCTGACTATGCGTCTTGCTGGTGTCTCTCTGGCCGAGGCTTCCTCGGCTCAGATCGTCAAGGCTGCCGCTAGCTGA
- a CDS encoding RNA polymerase sigma factor, translating into MNEALLRSLTPSVLAVLVRRGADFAAAEDAVQDALVEAVRVWPADPPRDPKGWLVTVAWHKFLDQARAEKARRRREDLVDEEPAPGPAPDVDDTLQLYFLCAHPSLTPSSAVALTLRAVGGLTTRQIAQAYLVPEATMAQRISRAKRTVSGVRFDQPGDVATVLRVLYLVFNEGYSGDVDLAAEAIRLTRQLAAAIDHPEVAGLLALMLLHHARRAARTAPDGSLVPLAEQDRSRWDTESIAEGIEILQSALARDRLGEFQAQAAIAALHADAPTAEETDWVQIVEWYDELTRLTDSPVVRLNRAVAVGEADGPRAGLAALSTLDASLPRYAAVAAYLHERDGDLPTAARLYAEAAHKAPNLAEREHLTRQAARLNARRPH; encoded by the coding sequence ATGAACGAGGCCCTGCTGAGGAGCCTCACGCCGAGCGTGCTCGCCGTCCTCGTCCGCCGCGGAGCCGACTTCGCGGCGGCCGAGGACGCCGTACAGGACGCGCTGGTCGAGGCGGTCCGTGTCTGGCCCGCCGACCCGCCACGCGACCCGAAGGGCTGGCTGGTCACGGTCGCCTGGCACAAGTTCCTCGACCAGGCCCGGGCGGAGAAGGCCCGCCGCCGACGTGAGGACCTCGTCGACGAGGAACCGGCGCCCGGACCCGCCCCCGACGTCGACGACACCCTCCAGCTCTACTTCCTGTGCGCCCACCCGTCGCTGACCCCGTCGTCCGCCGTCGCGCTCACGCTGCGCGCGGTCGGCGGGCTCACCACCCGCCAGATCGCCCAGGCCTACCTGGTGCCGGAGGCGACCATGGCGCAACGCATCAGCAGGGCCAAGCGCACCGTCTCCGGCGTGCGGTTCGACCAGCCCGGCGACGTCGCCACCGTGCTGCGCGTCCTCTACCTGGTCTTCAACGAGGGCTACTCCGGGGACGTCGACCTCGCCGCCGAGGCCATCCGGCTCACCCGGCAGCTCGCGGCCGCGATCGACCACCCCGAGGTGGCGGGGCTGCTCGCCCTCATGCTGCTCCACCACGCCCGGCGCGCCGCCCGGACCGCGCCCGACGGCAGCCTGGTGCCGCTCGCCGAGCAGGACCGGAGCCGCTGGGACACGGAGTCGATCGCCGAGGGCATCGAGATCCTCCAGTCCGCCCTCGCCCGCGACCGGCTGGGCGAGTTCCAGGCGCAGGCCGCCATCGCGGCCCTCCACGCCGACGCGCCCACCGCCGAGGAGACCGACTGGGTGCAGATCGTCGAGTGGTACGACGAGCTCACGCGCCTGACGGACAGCCCTGTCGTCCGGCTCAACCGCGCGGTGGCCGTCGGCGAGGCAGACGGCCCCCGTGCCGGCCTGGCGGCACTGTCGACGCTGGACGCCTCACTGCCCCGCTATGCCGCGGTGGCGGCGTACCTCCACGAGCGCGACGGCGACCTTCCGACGGCGGCACGCCTGTACGCCGAGGCGGCCCACAAGGCACCCAACCTCGCCGAACGCGAACACCTGACCCGCCAGGCCGCCCGGCTCAACGCCCGGCGCCCCCACTGA
- a CDS encoding HNH endonuclease, whose product MCSRCKWLYPLGSRCEPCTSAGAKRREQKRKHTRPSAWARGYNTQYRKARAAILADNPVCSICYSRPAETADHIIPLSRGGTNGIENLRPACGPCNFSRGNRTA is encoded by the coding sequence ATGTGCAGCCGCTGTAAGTGGCTCTATCCGCTCGGCTCCCGCTGTGAGCCGTGCACCTCGGCCGGAGCGAAGCGACGGGAACAGAAGAGAAAGCACACGCGCCCTTCGGCCTGGGCGCGTGGATACAACACTCAATATCGGAAAGCCAGAGCCGCGATCCTCGCGGATAATCCAGTCTGCTCTATCTGCTATTCCCGGCCGGCTGAGACGGCCGATCACATTATTCCGCTCAGTCGAGGCGGAACGAATGGCATAGAGAACCTTCGCCCGGCCTGCGGGCCGTGCAACTTCAGTCGAGGCAACAGAACGGCCTAG